The Glycine soja cultivar W05 chromosome 15, ASM419377v2, whole genome shotgun sequence region GAACCATGTCTTCATTCTCTTTGATATCAAATGCTTTATCAGGGTCTGCCCTGCCCCTGAATGATTTGGAGTAAGCCTCAGCAAGTTCAGATTTAAAGATCAAGAGTCCCAAGCGATTCTCTTCAATGGCATAATAACAATTTTCCAATTCCATCTCAAGCTCCCTTATTTCTTGTTCTTTGTTGGTCAGTGTAGACTTATAAGTAACAATATCTGCTTCCATCTTTGCCACTTGATCACCCCATTGAGATTCTTTAGACTTGAGAATTGAGGCGCAGTTTTTATGCACCTCTTCCAACCGTCTAAGCTTGTTGCGGAGCTTTGATGTTACTGAATTTGCTCCACCATTATTGATCTGAGCTTCCCTGAGTTCTTTAAGTAAATCTCCCAATTCCTTATTATCTTGTTCAAGTTGAACAATTTTACGTTCCAGTTCTCTCACCACCATCTCTTTCTCTCCTAGTGAGTTTCTCATCTGTGCTATTTTGTCATTTCTCAGAATTGTCAATAGTTGTATCTCTGACTTCTTTTCCTCATATTGAGTGAAAACATTCTCAAAGCTAGACTTGAATTCAGAAAATTCAACCTCCAGGAGTTTCCTTCTGCTCTCTTCATGAGCCAATGCATGGTTACACATCTCCAAACGTGACTGAAGTCCCTCCACATTTCTTGTTTGAGAATCCAAGCTAATTTGCAAGGAAGACATTTCCTCAAGCAACACAGATCTCTCCTTGTTCCACTCCTCCTTGCTCAATCGGAACTCAACTTGAAGCTTTTCATGAGCTTCCTCAAGATGTTTAAACTGTTCATTCCTCCATTTAATCTTATCTTTCATGCTGATATTCTCTTCCTCCAGTTGCAGAATCACGTCATCTCTTCGTTTCAGCATTGTAGCTTGCTGTGCTTTTTCCTCTGCATCTGAACACTTTTTCTCTGCAGCCAACAAGAGTTCCTTAAGGTTCGAAATTTCGCTGGCACAAGCATTCTGCTCCAGAGAACCATTTGTTGCTCTCACTTCAACTAAAGCCAACACCAGCTCTCTATTACTTCCCTCCAATTCGAGCAACCTATCAGTAGAACTTGCTTGGATCTTTTTATTCTCCGAACTCAAATGTGCAACGTGTGCTTCCTTTTCGTGCAAACTAGACTTGAGATCTTCTAGAATTTTCTTCAGTTCATGGATCTCCTCAGACTTGAGATCGAGCTCACGTGCCTGTACCTCAGCCAGCTTCTTAGTTTCTTGAAATTTGAGAAATTCTTCGGCACGATCTCTCTTCAAACCGTCGAAAAGTTGTGTTTTGAGTCGGCATTCAGCCTTGAGTTTCTCCACTTCTGCTTTGGCAGTGTCCAACTCAGTATACACATTGTCCATTCTATTCTCCCCCTTCCAACACAGATTTTAACTCAGtaatgatataatattataatagagACGGACACAATATTATATGCTAGAGCACAAATCGAAGTCAAACAACAAAAGATTtgatttgagaaattaaaagatgattgaACAATGGCAACCGAAGCGGATCAGAGAAATGACACATACGTGGAATTGAAACGTATTCGTATTAATGAATAATGAAACAAAATCTAGGGCACGCGATGTGAAGAGTAGATTAGATTTGGTTTACCTGGGCGTTGTTGAGAAAGGGAACAAAAGACAAAGCTGAATCTCATGCGATTCGCTTCAATGAAACAGCAGCGGCAAGGACGCgctctttttcaattttgaatttcCAAGGTTAGTGTACGGACGGACGGGGAACCAAGACAACAGACACTATATTTTCAATTCTTAGCTTTTAAGTATTTgtttattgaaaagaaaaaaaaaagtcgttctttgcatttcttgcttttattttgactaggctcctttattttaaatttttaatatatgattttttaaaagttaaaccgtatgtttaaatatgtttatgtttactacaaaattaaaaaaaaaaaaaagaattggttGAGTTTTGTTTCTGATTATATCTTCGTATGCACATGATAGGAAGAGGTCCAAAAATAAGTGATTAAGAAAAACTGAATTCATGGTTTAGGGAACACTTTCACTCCTTGTAATTTTCAGATCAAAGTGACTGTGCAAGTCTGACTCTGAATAGAGACACTACAGTGTGGGACTCCAGTACCCATGTGACATAATAAGTCATATGGTTCAGACTTCAATTTACTTAATTCACACTTTATTTCCcgttaattttaaaacatgccTTTAACATACATGTTTGACActagtaattagaaataatttgtgaacaaacaaaaacttaaattcaaattaaaaagtattacatattaattttattattattaaacatttctaaataaaaaagaaatatcgaGAGACACTCAAGTTGCACCTGCACTGtaggatttttaaattttgacatTTTGGCACATTTTCACTCTCAATTGCCCGGTGAACTGATGACTAAGGTCACATGCATTGTAGAGGTTGAACATGAGATCAAGCAAAATCACTGTCATTTAATTTGTGAGAAGGTGTGAGAGCCATTTTGTGGTCTTCAATTGCAGGGTTTTTTTCTGGACTTCGGTGCTGTAAGTTGGAAGTGTCTCATCGAAGCTTAAATCAGTGAGTGGATTAAATATACAATAGAGAAAAATGCATCTACTACATGTTAACtcaaaaatatttctttcaGTTAATGCAACCTATATAACCTATGCTGAGggaaaatattcaatttattcTGTTTGGTTGGTAAGCACCAAAACTTCAAGCTTGTTACTAGTTTGAGGGAAAGTATTCAATGTGTTCTGTTAGCAGTTTTTCCACTGGGCATTAACTAATCAATGTAGTAGTGACCCAGGGTTTAATGTAAGCTAAAATATTTCTTTGTTCAGTTATGTATTTACATTCACTTTTTTTGGCTAATTTTGTTGTTATGCACTGTATTGTATACTTGTCAATGTATCATGTTCCTTGATCTCCTTAGGTGGCATTTCGAGCAAAAGTAGGAAAGAGGTATCAGCTTCCTCTTAAGGGAATAATTCCTGAAGAATTTGGATTGGTAAGCagtatgttttctttttgtatccCAATAATTGTTCCCACTGTTTTCTATGTCATTTTCCTCCTATTTTCATTAAATTGATATTAGttcagagtgaaaaaaataagattataattgttttattgttttatccTGCTATTTCAAATCTGGTTTTGAATCATCCTTTATTCTAAATGGCTCTGATTGAAGCATGCCGTATGTTGATTTGCAGTCCATCCAAGCAGGGCCTGTTGTTGGATTTGTGTACTTGGCCCCTGAGGATCCTTTTTTGATCCTCTTCAATCGGCTGAGGCTTCAGCAATAGGGTTTTGCTGTACATATTGTAAATTCTTTCTACAGATTTTGTTGGTAAGTTCTCCGCATTTAAGATTTCATAGAAGCAGTTACTAATGATAATATCATATTAATCTTCtgcacaaaaaattaattaattcattaaagtTAATTGAATAAGTTGTATGAGTTGTTGTATATCTTCTGTTAATTGTGTTTGATTCCTACGgatcaataaaagcaaagaaattATATTGTTGGCATGTTTAGTGGATAAAATTATCTGCTTGGCTGGAGCAAAGTGCTTGTTTTTATAACAAAGTATTTGAAGCTACTtgttagtaaatatttgttttataatttaaaatttataatatatattatttatattaattttattttataaaataaaatatttattttaggatCTGTTAcgtaaaattagattttttatctttttaagattttattttaatgagtcAATAATTTGTTAGGTTTGGTTTGACACTAGTAAGTTAGTTTCTAACtatcatatttttatcattGCATAAGG contains the following coding sequences:
- the LOC114387059 gene encoding uncharacterized protein At4g38062-like produces the protein MDNVYTELDTAKAEVEKLKAECRLKTQLFDGLKRDRAEEFLKFQETKKLAEVQARELDLKSEEIHELKKILEDLKSSLHEKEAHVAHLSSENKKIQASSTDRLLELEGSNRELVLALVEVRATNGSLEQNACASEISNLKELLLAAEKKCSDAEEKAQQATMLKRRDDVILQLEEENISMKDKIKWRNEQFKHLEEAHEKLQVEFRLSKEEWNKERSVLLEEMSSLQISLDSQTRNVEGLQSRLEMCNHALAHEESRRKLLEVEFSEFKSSFENVFTQYEEKKSEIQLLTILRNDKIAQMRNSLGEKEMVVRELERKIVQLEQDNKELGDLLKELREAQINNGGANSVTSKLRNKLRRLEEVHKNCASILKSKESQWGDQVAKMEADIVTYKSTLTNKEQEIRELEMELENCYYAIEENRLGLLIFKSELAEAYSKSFRGRADPDKAFDIKENEDMVLISAEQLRVKDKSLKTMAQAAQQHSLLEEELKQQKKKLEESSEGQLILEEQLLQMEYTLQYERSAAFEALEVLEHEIASKNDEISRLDCEVQVWKSTAETLKVSYEEIQGTSKKMKASLLSHIETEQALKQANENLLCIVKDQERKTEDLLLQIGLLERCNAEKMKEAERCKQENEGLIQIVEERECCIKDLHKDIAISCLKQESMEKELEDAIHAQLDAEKALKQEKEILLKIKDVKDRTIEHLQGLATASEQDLLGALCFSFSKQVEKWIEVSVLRDALKNAEYLAKLEIEEKNTRIVKSEESIFHLKQEAEQLQASLEALKFENEKLTDKQQTMEFMITELKFENGNLLLDIMNLSTEREDMLVHFEVIFGRIGELSSGDMQLMEMLGNVLNTSEDENEIAMGSVVCDKPHESARDSANDLLFPPTTKKTEENFDGRSPLREVNNLHM